One part of the Streptomyces lydicus genome encodes these proteins:
- a CDS encoding alpha/beta fold hydrolase, which yields MPHFRTYDDAELHYRVLGPADSPLPPLVCLAGGPGRDAAYLGDLGGLAAHRQLIVPDSRGTGDSPAADDPARYAFPQLAEDLEALRAHLGLERFALLAHDAGAAVAQAYATGRPQRLTRLVLVCPGSRLQGELPDDAREIFEARAHEEWWPDASVAVQRLADASGMDEVRELLLAAAPLAYGRWDAPQRAHAAAEGEQLGPVPRAGFWQGVDEQTRLAVLAGLREVTCPVLVVTGDRDAVSGMRAGALVAASFPDARVRPLHEVGHYPWVDEPDLFGPVVEEFLRAA from the coding sequence GCTGGGCCCGGCCGACTCACCGCTGCCGCCGCTGGTCTGCCTGGCCGGCGGGCCCGGGCGGGACGCCGCCTATCTGGGCGACCTCGGCGGCCTGGCCGCGCACCGGCAGCTGATCGTGCCCGACAGCCGGGGCACCGGCGACTCCCCCGCCGCCGACGACCCGGCCCGCTACGCCTTCCCGCAGCTCGCCGAGGATCTGGAGGCGCTGCGCGCACACCTGGGCCTGGAGCGGTTCGCACTGCTCGCGCACGACGCGGGCGCCGCGGTCGCGCAGGCGTACGCGACGGGCCGCCCGCAGCGACTGACCCGGCTGGTGCTGGTCTGCCCCGGCTCCCGGCTGCAGGGCGAACTCCCCGACGACGCCCGGGAGATCTTCGAGGCGCGGGCGCACGAGGAGTGGTGGCCGGACGCCTCCGTGGCGGTGCAGCGCCTCGCCGACGCGTCCGGGATGGACGAGGTGCGGGAGCTGCTGCTGGCCGCCGCACCCCTCGCCTACGGCCGGTGGGACGCGCCGCAGCGGGCCCATGCGGCCGCGGAGGGCGAGCAGTTGGGGCCGGTGCCGCGGGCCGGGTTCTGGCAGGGCGTGGACGAGCAGACGCGGCTGGCGGTGCTCGCCGGGCTGCGGGAGGTGACCTGCCCGGTGCTGGTGGTGACCGGCGACCGGGACGCGGTGTCCGGTATGCGGGCGGGCGCGCTGGTGGCCGCGTCGTTCCCCGACGCCCGGGTCCGGCCGCTGCACGAGGTGGGCCACTACCCGTGGGTGGACGAGCCGGACCTGTTCGGGCCGGTGGTGGAGGAGTTCCTGCGGGCGGCGT